A window of the Lolium perenne isolate Kyuss_39 chromosome 7, Kyuss_2.0, whole genome shotgun sequence genome harbors these coding sequences:
- the LOC139833801 gene encoding uncharacterized protein produces the protein MAAVCKSWRSTMTEDKFHQHYRIHHRELPSSSFPAASDLLPDDGSFNGWVLKDFRHGRLLFEQWGKYLCTAWDPITQDFHEIRVHQQFFDAKIVHRYWAVLCGDDAVDHVQDHYLWSPVKVVLVGTYKEDNQGFVIASVFSDNGWHDVPAKLGHHMWLVKL, from the exons ATGGCCGCCGTATGCAAGAGCTGGCGAAGCACCATGACTGAAGATAAGTTCCATCAACACTACCGCATCCACCACCGTGAGCTCCCGTCCTCGTCCTTTCCTGCGGCTTCAG ATCTGCTTCCTGACGACGGCTCTTTCAATGGTTGGGTTCTCAAAGACTTCCGTCATGGACGCTTACTCTTTGAGCAGTGGGGTAAGTATTTATGCACCGCTTGGGACCCCATCACTCAAGACTTCCACGAAATTAGGGTGCATCAACAGTTCTTCGATGCAAAGATTGTGCACCGCTACTGGGCGGTGCTCTGTGGCGATGACGCGGTGGACCATGTGCAAGACCACTACCTCTGGAGCCCTGTTAAAGTTGTCTTGGTGGGCACCTATAAGGAAGATAATCAAGGTTTCGTCATCGCGAGTGTCTTCTCTGATAATGGATGGCATGATGTCCCTGCAAAGCTGGGCCATCATATGTGGCttgtgaagctctag